The sequence CGGATTGAAATTTTAAGAAAAATTAAAAAACAGGTTGAAGCAATTAGCCATGAATATAACCAAATTAATGCGGAGAAATCATGAAAATATTTACAGGGCTTCTGTTGTGCAGCTTGCTATGTTTTTCTTTGCAAGCGCAGGAATCTAAAGAGACTAAGAAATTGCAATTTGCTTATGTGTTGAAATTAATTCCGCGATTACTTGACGATAAAAACTGGACTCAAAGCGATAACGAAGCTGTCGGTGCGCATTTCAAACAATTAAAAACCTACTTGAGTGAAGGCAGACTCATCATGGCGGGACGTTCGTTGAATTCCGATGCAAGCCAGTTCGGTCTCGTTGTTCTTGAAGTTGATTCTGAGGCTGAAGCGCGGACGATCATGGAAAATGATGCGGCCGTAAAAGCGGGAATTATGACGGCGCAATTGGTGCCGTTTTACACCGCTTTAATGCGAAAAGCGGAATAACGTTATCGCTCAAAAAAACGGTAATAAATATCTTGTTGTCCT is a genomic window of bacterium containing:
- a CDS encoding YciI family protein, yielding MKIFTGLLLCSLLCFSLQAQESKETKKLQFAYVLKLIPRLLDDKNWTQSDNEAVGAHFKQLKTYLSEGRLIMAGRSLNSDASQFGLVVLEVDSEAEARTIMENDAAVKAGIMTAQLVPFYTALMRKAE